The Triticum dicoccoides isolate Atlit2015 ecotype Zavitan chromosome 6A, WEW_v2.0, whole genome shotgun sequence genome has a window encoding:
- the LOC119318676 gene encoding uncharacterized protein LOC119318676, with product MKQMKSLQQEQLVSDQTFRSSKCGAATASMCTTPSMSTASGGSGVCTCALAVSCPSYVNNLTVFNSGTAWPHIAGVICGQHRAACPSLLRGHPPCRDVLGKQQLAHAHLALTV from the exons ATGAAGCAAATGAAG TCCCTACAGCAGGAACAGCTAGTATCTGATCAGACATTTCGAAGTTCAAAGTG TGGAGCGGCAACTGCTTCTATGTGTACGACACCCTCGATGTCCACCGCGTCAGGTGGCTCTGGCGTGTGCACCTGCGCGCTAGCTGTGTCCTGCCCCTCCTACGTCAACAACCTCACCGTCTTCAACTCCGGCACTGCCTGGCCCCACATCGCTGGTGTAATTTGTGGCCAACACCGAGCGGCCTGTCCATCACTTTTGCGTGGTCATCCTCCATGCCGTGATGTTCTAGGCAAGCAGCAGCTAGCACATGCTCATTTAGCTCTGACGGTGTGA